The Desulfoscipio gibsoniae DSM 7213 genome contains a region encoding:
- a CDS encoding xanthine dehydrogenase family protein molybdopterin-binding subunit, with protein sequence MKEYKVIGKSIRRLDAWEKSAGTGTFTTDIYLPGMLFGKVLRSPYPHARIKKIDTTKAEQLPGVEAVLCYKNSTRVIFNTSATMTTTVPPMKPVLDQYIFDNVVRYVGDEVAAVAAVNEKIAVQALELIEVEYEPLSAVYDAKQAMTSDALEIHSDCPAGKNIPGEIIHLEMGNLEQGFNESDLIFEEEFKLPIVKQVQMETQAAVAQVSIDGSITVYSTTQTPHPSAQILAHIFQLPVSKVRVLNPPYLGGGFGVRIGLSGKAEAIATELAMKTGKPVKVVYDRKEDFIASDTRHGGYVTVKLGLKNDGVFHALELKANLNTGAYCSFGVEAAGVLGAMGLSVYRIPHQVYHGHSTYTNCTPAGAMRGFGNPQAMFPIESVVDMAAERLGMDAKELRLKNIIKPGDKWVLPYPCKSSGLPECIEKGAREIGWNNRGKLNKPGDKIRRGIGMGVGTHVSNSWPFCVDFSNALVTIKSDGTIKVASGVVDMGTGTKTSLAQIAAETVGVYDMSKVSVTLADTESTPFEIGSHASRSCYTAGQAVYLAAQDARSQVLEYAADYLKERMEYLDIKDGVIYSGNEARISLAELTEYAHLHNKQFLGVGKVVPSNAPPWEAHFAEVEVDTETGQVRVIKLVAAHDVGKAIHPVIVEGQLEGGLVQGMGYALSEEIRYNDKGKQLHDGIHKYMLPTAEDIPEIKVILVEPHDPSGPYGAKGVGETSLVPTAPAITNAIYDAIGIRFKEIPVTEEKVFKALYK encoded by the coding sequence ATGAAAGAATACAAAGTTATAGGAAAAAGCATCCGCCGGCTTGATGCCTGGGAAAAATCAGCTGGAACGGGAACTTTTACGACTGACATTTACTTGCCTGGCATGCTGTTCGGTAAAGTGCTTCGGAGTCCATACCCCCATGCCAGAATAAAAAAAATTGATACTACCAAAGCTGAACAGTTGCCGGGGGTAGAAGCCGTTTTATGCTATAAAAATTCTACCAGGGTAATATTCAATACTTCAGCCACCATGACGACAACTGTTCCGCCCATGAAACCGGTTTTGGACCAGTACATTTTTGACAATGTAGTGCGGTATGTCGGGGACGAAGTGGCTGCAGTGGCTGCTGTCAATGAAAAAATAGCTGTCCAAGCCCTTGAATTAATCGAAGTGGAATACGAACCACTGTCTGCAGTGTACGATGCTAAACAAGCCATGACCTCAGACGCTCTTGAGATCCACAGCGACTGTCCGGCCGGTAAGAATATACCGGGAGAAATAATTCACCTGGAAATGGGCAATCTGGAGCAGGGTTTTAATGAAAGTGATCTGATTTTTGAAGAAGAATTTAAGCTGCCCATTGTTAAACAGGTTCAAATGGAAACTCAAGCAGCCGTAGCACAAGTGTCTATTGACGGCAGTATTACCGTTTACTCCACTACCCAAACTCCGCACCCATCCGCCCAAATACTGGCACACATTTTTCAACTGCCGGTAAGCAAAGTGCGAGTATTAAATCCTCCATACCTAGGGGGCGGTTTCGGAGTTCGTATCGGCCTTAGCGGTAAGGCTGAAGCTATTGCGACAGAACTGGCCATGAAAACAGGAAAACCCGTAAAAGTAGTTTACGACCGCAAAGAAGACTTTATCGCCTCTGATACCAGACATGGCGGTTACGTTACAGTAAAACTGGGGTTAAAAAATGACGGCGTTTTCCACGCTTTAGAATTAAAAGCAAATCTTAACACCGGAGCGTATTGCAGCTTTGGCGTAGAGGCTGCCGGCGTACTTGGAGCAATGGGACTCTCAGTTTACAGAATACCTCATCAGGTCTACCACGGCCACAGTACCTACACAAACTGCACTCCAGCCGGAGCTATGCGCGGTTTCGGCAACCCCCAGGCAATGTTCCCCATAGAATCCGTGGTTGACATGGCCGCCGAACGTCTGGGTATGGATGCAAAAGAATTACGGCTTAAAAATATAATCAAGCCCGGAGATAAATGGGTATTGCCTTACCCATGCAAAAGCAGCGGATTACCCGAATGCATTGAAAAGGGCGCCCGGGAAATAGGCTGGAATAACAGAGGAAAACTAAACAAGCCCGGAGATAAAATCCGCAGAGGAATAGGTATGGGTGTGGGTACACACGTAAGCAACTCCTGGCCCTTCTGTGTTGATTTCTCCAACGCCCTGGTAACCATAAAGAGCGATGGAACTATTAAGGTTGCATCAGGTGTGGTGGATATGGGAACCGGGACCAAAACAAGTCTTGCTCAGATTGCAGCGGAAACCGTTGGTGTATATGATATGAGCAAAGTATCGGTAACCCTTGCAGACACCGAATCAACACCCTTTGAAATCGGCAGCCACGCCAGTCGTTCATGCTACACCGCCGGGCAAGCTGTCTATCTTGCCGCACAGGATGCTCGCTCCCAGGTACTGGAATACGCAGCAGATTATTTAAAAGAGCGTATGGAATACCTTGACATTAAAGATGGGGTGATTTATAGCGGCAACGAGGCAAGAATATCCCTGGCCGAGTTAACTGAATACGCTCACCTGCATAATAAACAGTTTCTAGGAGTAGGCAAAGTTGTTCCGTCCAACGCCCCCCCGTGGGAAGCGCACTTTGCTGAAGTAGAAGTCGATACTGAAACAGGTCAAGTCCGGGTAATTAAACTGGTAGCAGCACACGACGTTGGGAAGGCCATACATCCTGTTATCGTAGAAGGGCAACTGGAGGGAGGTCTGGTCCAGGGTATGGGGTACGCCCTGAGCGAAGAGATTCGTTATAACGACAAGGGTAAACAATTACATGATGGTATCCATAAATATATGCTTCCCACCGCTGAAGATATTCCGGAAATTAAGGTAATTCTTGTAGAGCCGCATGACCCCAGCGGACCCTACGGCGCAAAAGGAGTGGGTGAAACCAGCCTGGTACCCACCGCCCCGGCCATTACCAATGCCATTTACGACGCAATCGGTATCCGCTTTAAGGAAATACCAGTGACTGAAGAAAAAGTTTTTAAAGCTTTGTATAAGTGA
- a CDS encoding IS256-like element ISDgi1 family transposase, which translates to MQAMQDKTIKELAKDCRTVEDVHEMLKNLFKDTLQQIFEAEIEEHLGYKKHSIEGNNTGNSRNGYNKKTIQTKFGKTEVEIPRDRNGEFEPRLIGKYEKTSNQLEDQIIAMYAKGMSTRDIEDHMRDIYGIDVSPTMVSKITDKILPLIAEWQSRTLDRIYPIVFLDAIHFKVRKDNRIINKAAYSVLALNMAGQKEILGIWIGENESASFWLGVCNDLKNRGVQDILITCKDGLSGFSEAINTVFPHTEIQLCIIHQIRNSLKYVPYKEQKELMADLKQVYQALTLEEAELAFEIFKENWGKRHPIIIRSWEKNWLELTAYFKYPYEIRKMIYTTNIIEGYHRQLRKVTKTKTAYPTDDALKKIIYLATVEAAKKWTMPVKDWKNCISQFVIYFGDRIESEMAI; encoded by the coding sequence ATGCAAGCCATGCAAGACAAAACGATCAAGGAATTAGCAAAGGATTGCCGCACCGTAGAAGACGTACATGAGATGCTCAAGAATCTATTCAAGGACACCTTGCAGCAGATATTCGAGGCTGAAATTGAAGAGCACCTCGGGTATAAAAAACACAGCATTGAAGGCAATAATACTGGCAACAGTCGCAACGGTTACAATAAGAAAACTATCCAGACTAAGTTCGGCAAGACAGAAGTGGAAATCCCACGGGATCGTAATGGTGAATTTGAACCAAGGCTTATCGGTAAATATGAAAAGACATCCAACCAGCTTGAAGACCAAATTATAGCCATGTACGCCAAGGGTATGTCTACACGTGATATTGAGGACCACATGAGGGATATCTACGGTATCGACGTATCCCCTACCATGGTCAGCAAGATAACAGACAAAATACTACCACTGATTGCAGAGTGGCAGTCCCGGACACTTGACCGTATATACCCTATTGTTTTCCTTGATGCTATCCATTTCAAGGTACGTAAAGATAACCGGATAATAAACAAGGCGGCCTACAGTGTGTTGGCCCTAAATATGGCAGGCCAAAAAGAAATACTTGGCATCTGGATTGGGGAAAATGAAAGTGCCAGCTTTTGGCTTGGTGTATGTAATGACCTCAAAAACAGGGGGGTGCAAGATATCCTGATTACCTGTAAAGACGGGCTTTCCGGGTTTTCTGAGGCCATAAACACTGTTTTCCCCCATACCGAAATTCAGCTTTGCATAATCCATCAAATCCGTAATTCCCTGAAGTATGTGCCATACAAAGAACAAAAGGAGTTGATGGCTGATCTTAAGCAAGTGTACCAGGCATTAACCCTGGAAGAGGCTGAGTTAGCCTTTGAAATATTCAAAGAAAACTGGGGTAAAAGACATCCCATTATAATTCGTTCCTGGGAAAAGAATTGGCTTGAGTTAACAGCTTATTTTAAATACCCATATGAAATCCGTAAAATGATTTATACTACTAATATCATCGAGGGTTACCACCGGCAACTACGGAAAGTAACCAAAACTAAAACTGCCTATCCAACAGACGATGCACTGAAGAAAATTATTTACCTGGCCACCGTTGAAGCAGCAAAAAAATGGACTATGCCAGTTAAAGATTGGAAAAATTGCATCTCCCAATTTGTCATATACTTTGGTGATAGGATAGAATCAGAGATGGCCATATAA
- a CDS encoding IS200/IS605 family accessory protein TnpB-related protein, protein MKTTAMGIILELTPEQKDYIDNLMERYCAAVRWSFKRLLEGWKTQAIRIAVQGRFNLNSRQANDAVYDAQSTIKSQHELVKLHYENTKAKVEFTEKRITKAKSPEKITKLQKRLDKEQRKLAKWHYYHETNTFPPVVFGGNKLFQERCKGNITKETWREARTSRYLSRGDKTKGGNLNTRLCQIDNQIYLDIAADPVQTGKSIRYNRITVPIYLARKPSKKTGKINGINYRQMILDYLKTGDAYQVEILRQGGKYYIHVSIEEETPVPLKPYGAIGIDTNPDGLGIAIVDYLGQYRGSRWLGEGEWTYASSTRRTNLIGEKAKQVVTLAKETGYALAVEDLQFKNDKSVTAKFNRMAHGFVWSKFLEHIDRCAAREGVPVIKVKPAFTSVTGILKYQHMYGISSHESAGYVIARRSLGFNDDKVPKLLLDKLVKKKPAFKQMTGWKKWSAVKKAVLARIKKLTKRKVKSLASWQVHRKNVLGIG, encoded by the coding sequence GTGAAAACGACAGCAATGGGCATAATCCTGGAACTAACCCCTGAACAAAAAGATTACATTGATAACCTCATGGAACGCTACTGTGCCGCCGTGCGCTGGTCATTTAAAAGACTATTGGAAGGCTGGAAAACTCAGGCCATAAGAATTGCCGTCCAGGGGAGATTTAACCTCAACTCCCGACAAGCCAACGACGCAGTATACGACGCCCAAAGCACCATCAAAAGCCAGCATGAACTTGTCAAACTACACTACGAGAACACCAAAGCAAAGGTCGAGTTTACCGAAAAGCGTATAACTAAAGCCAAATCGCCCGAAAAGATCACAAAGTTACAAAAGCGGCTGGACAAAGAACAGCGTAAGCTAGCCAAATGGCATTATTACCATGAAACCAACACCTTTCCACCGGTGGTTTTTGGAGGTAACAAACTCTTTCAAGAACGCTGCAAAGGCAATATCACCAAGGAAACATGGCGGGAAGCAAGAACCAGTCGCTATTTATCTCGGGGCGATAAAACCAAAGGCGGCAACCTAAATACCCGCCTATGCCAAATAGATAACCAAATCTACCTTGACATAGCCGCAGATCCGGTTCAGACAGGAAAATCAATAAGATATAACCGCATCACCGTACCTATCTACCTGGCCCGGAAGCCCTCTAAAAAAACCGGCAAGATAAACGGAATTAACTACCGGCAAATGATACTGGACTACCTGAAAACAGGCGATGCCTACCAGGTAGAAATCCTCCGCCAGGGCGGTAAATATTACATCCACGTTAGCATTGAAGAAGAAACCCCGGTACCACTTAAGCCCTACGGTGCCATAGGCATAGACACCAACCCGGACGGACTGGGAATAGCCATAGTAGACTACCTGGGACAATATCGGGGCAGCCGGTGGTTGGGTGAAGGTGAGTGGACATACGCCAGTAGTACCCGAAGAACCAACCTTATCGGAGAAAAAGCCAAACAAGTAGTCACCCTGGCCAAAGAAACAGGCTACGCCCTGGCAGTGGAAGATTTACAATTTAAAAACGACAAATCCGTAACCGCCAAGTTTAACCGCATGGCCCACGGGTTTGTCTGGTCTAAGTTTCTGGAACACATTGATAGGTGCGCCGCCCGGGAAGGGGTGCCAGTAATAAAGGTAAAACCGGCCTTCACATCAGTTACAGGTATCCTAAAGTACCAGCACATGTACGGTATATCCAGTCATGAATCGGCGGGTTATGTGATAGCAAGACGGTCTTTAGGCTTTAACGATGATAAAGTACCTAAGCTATTACTGGACAAACTGGTTAAGAAGAAACCTGCATTTAAGCAAATGACAGGTTGGAAGAAGTGGTCGGCAGTTAAAAAAGCTGTACTAGCCAGAATTAAAAAACTAACAAAAAGGAAGGTGAAAAGCCTGGCTTCTTGGCAGGTTCACCGTAAAAACGTGTTAGGTATAGGTTAA
- a CDS encoding IS607 family transposase: protein MEKLLTSHQVAKLLNVWPETLRRWEKEGKLKPLRTPGGHRRYKESQIKKLLGEDQGINSTSKKCIIYARVSTAKQADAGNLQRQKERLTTYAVEKGYQVTSIYTEIASGLNENRRELTKLLKEAHKGNIDIIIIEYKDRLARFGYKYLEQYFLSHKVAIEVIETNEEKSPREELVNDMIAIVTSFSARIYGKRGGRVAKKLMETIRQEVTTGENDSNGHNPGTNP from the coding sequence ATGGAAAAACTATTAACTTCCCATCAAGTAGCAAAATTATTAAACGTTTGGCCTGAAACGCTACGACGATGGGAAAAAGAAGGGAAATTAAAACCATTACGTACACCCGGCGGTCACAGAAGATACAAGGAATCTCAGATTAAAAAACTACTTGGAGAAGACCAAGGTATAAACAGCACAAGTAAAAAATGCATCATCTATGCCAGAGTATCCACAGCTAAACAAGCCGATGCCGGTAATCTGCAACGCCAAAAAGAGCGGCTTACAACTTATGCCGTAGAAAAGGGTTACCAAGTGACCTCAATCTACACGGAAATAGCATCCGGGCTTAACGAAAACCGCCGGGAATTAACAAAGCTACTTAAAGAAGCGCATAAAGGCAATATAGACATCATTATCATTGAATACAAAGATCGCCTGGCCAGGTTTGGCTATAAATATCTGGAACAATACTTCTTGTCACACAAAGTAGCTATAGAAGTTATAGAAACAAACGAAGAAAAATCACCCCGGGAGGAACTAGTTAACGACATGATAGCCATAGTCACCAGCTTTTCTGCCAGAATATATGGCAAACGTGGCGGAAGAGTAGCAAAAAAGCTAATGGAAACAATTAGGCAGGAGGTGACTACCGGTGAAAACGACAGCAATGGGCATAATCCTGGAACTAACCCCTGA
- a CDS encoding DUF1848 family protein: protein MILNISGRTDIVNHYSGWLFRRFEEGYALSRNSLFPNSVRRYELTPDKIDCIIFGSKNYAPVLGRIHEITERFHTYFYYTITAYGKDVKTATK from the coding sequence ATGATTCTTAACATCAGCGGACGAACCGACATCGTCAATCACTACTCAGGCTGGCTTTTCAGGCGGTTTGAGGAAGGTTATGCCCTCTCGCGGAACTCCCTGTTTCCAAACTCGGTCCGGCGCTACGAGCTGACGCCGGACAAAATCGACTGCATTATCTTTGGTTCGAAAAATTATGCGCCCGTTCTTGGTCGTATCCATGAGATCACCGAGCGGTTCCACACCTATTTCTACTACACCATCACCGCCTACGGCAAGGATGTTAAAACAGCTACAAAATAA
- a CDS encoding Ada metal-binding domain-containing protein codes for MELQKQYTLTGADGKPYFSKQKGKFGGHRKNKIYGRMDCPAALHAIAKGQYVKYRVFFADEETAIAAGYRPCAVCILKKYAVWKKEHKKGAANT; via the coding sequence ATGGAGCTGCAAAAGCAGTACACCCTGACCGGTGCGGACGGCAAGCCCTATTTCAGTAAACAGAAGGGTAAGTTTGGCGGGCACCGAAAAAACAAAATTTACGGCCGGATGGATTGCCCGGCCGCCCTGCACGCAATTGCAAAAGGGCAGTATGTGAAATACCGCGTGTTTTTTGCGGATGAGGAAACAGCAATTGCTGCCGGATACCGCCCCTGTGCGGTGTGCATACTCAAAAAATATGCCGTCTGGAAAAAAGAACATAAGAAAGGAGCTGCAAATACATGA
- a CDS encoding DNA-3-methyladenine glycosylase family protein, translated as MSAVKTKFFDYGRKETEYLAVADPILGEAMARLGRVEREVIPDLFAALVYAIIGQLVSVHSAKTVWERIQESIGEITPENLSGFTPDDVRQCGMTMKKAVCICDLSKEIVQGNLCLNNLRELPDSEIIRHLTAIRGIGRWTAEMLLINCMERPDIVSWEDIAIRRGMEKLYGIPKLTKKQFESYKKRYSPYGSVASIYLWKLSFL; from the coding sequence ATGTCAGCCGTTAAAACCAAGTTTTTTGATTACGGCAGGAAAGAAACGGAATACCTCGCCGTGGCAGATCCGATACTTGGCGAAGCGATGGCACGGCTTGGACGAGTGGAACGTGAGGTGATTCCCGACCTGTTTGCAGCGCTGGTATATGCCATCATTGGACAACTGGTCTCCGTCCACTCCGCAAAAACTGTATGGGAACGAATACAGGAAAGCATTGGTGAAATCACCCCGGAAAATCTGTCCGGTTTTACCCCAGACGACGTCCGGCAATGTGGCATGACCATGAAAAAAGCTGTCTGTATCTGCGATCTGTCAAAAGAGATCGTGCAGGGAAACCTTTGTCTGAATAATCTACGGGAGCTTCCCGACAGTGAGATCATCCGCCACTTGACAGCCATCCGCGGAATCGGGCGCTGGACTGCAGAGATGCTACTCATCAACTGTATGGAGCGTCCCGATATAGTCAGTTGGGAAGACATTGCAATTCGTCGTGGAATGGAAAAGCTCTACGGCATTCCAAAGCTGACAAAGAAGCAATTCGAATCATATAAAAAGCGATATTCGCCCTATGGCTCGGTAGCTTCCATTTATTTATGGAAGCTTTCCTTTTTATAG
- a CDS encoding methylated-DNA--[protein]-cysteine S-methyltransferase → MQNTVIFQTLLGPVGISEQDGAITELFFAKDAQDSVGGQATPLLKEAEKQLLGYLAGTRKMFDLPLAAEGTEFQKTVWEALRSIPYGETRSYKQVAEIIGQPDASRAVGMANNKNPILILTPCHRVLGSDGKLVGYAAGLDIKKELLKLEKSHVSR, encoded by the coding sequence ATGCAAAACACAGTCATTTTCCAGACCCTCTTGGGTCCGGTTGGAATATCAGAGCAAGACGGAGCTATTACGGAGCTTTTCTTTGCAAAGGATGCACAGGACAGTGTTGGTGGTCAGGCAACGCCCTTATTGAAAGAAGCCGAAAAGCAGCTTTTAGGATATCTGGCGGGAACCCGCAAAATGTTTGACTTGCCGCTTGCTGCCGAAGGAACGGAGTTCCAGAAAACAGTTTGGGAAGCTTTGCGCAGTATTCCGTATGGAGAAACCCGCAGCTATAAACAGGTTGCGGAAATAATCGGTCAGCCGGATGCTTCCCGCGCGGTGGGTATGGCCAACAACAAAAACCCGATCCTTATTCTGACTCCCTGCCACCGTGTACTCGGCTCGGATGGTAAATTAGTGGGGTATGCGGCCGGTCTGGATATAAAGAAAGAACTGTTGAAATTGGAAAAAAGTCATGTCAGCCGTTAA
- a CDS encoding phenylacetate--CoA ligase family protein gives MSTVLNLEEIYFNYDQLFEAQAKQLRKMVQRIYKCSPFYRHKLDEAGIKPEQIQTIQDLNKVPFTTKAELRMGYPLGLQAVPEEQVVRIHSSSGTTGKPIIVPYTVEDVNTWAEMMARCFSYAGVSNRDRVQVTPGYGLWTAGIGFQAGVEKLGAMAIPTGPGNTEKQLEMMEDLQTTVFASTSSYGLLLAEEINKHGIKNKLALRKGIIGSERWGDKMRKYIEDILGIETYDIYGLTEIYGPGIAIDCKNHDGLHYWSDHLLFEIIDPATGEQLPPGQQGELVITTLTKEGMPLLRYRTHDITRLRLKYCSCGSPFPMIDRVLGRTDDMIKIKGVNIYPGQIDHVLKITEGAASEYQIILTRVNGRDRILIKVEKQEGCEPLKIQEECSKNIKSRIGIKCDVEVVDYGSLPRSEKKSKRVFDLRE, from the coding sequence ATGTCTACCGTACTGAACCTGGAGGAAATTTACTTTAACTATGACCAGCTTTTTGAGGCTCAGGCAAAGCAGTTACGCAAAATGGTGCAGCGGATCTACAAATGCTCGCCTTTTTATCGCCATAAGTTGGATGAAGCAGGTATAAAGCCGGAGCAAATTCAAACCATTCAAGATTTGAATAAGGTACCCTTTACTACCAAGGCGGAATTAAGAATGGGTTATCCCCTTGGACTTCAGGCAGTTCCCGAAGAGCAAGTGGTACGGATTCATTCATCCTCCGGCACAACAGGTAAACCAATTATTGTACCCTATACTGTGGAGGATGTTAATACCTGGGCAGAAATGATGGCTCGTTGCTTTTCCTATGCAGGTGTTTCAAATAGGGATCGAGTACAAGTAACTCCGGGGTATGGGCTGTGGACTGCGGGAATTGGGTTCCAAGCTGGAGTGGAAAAATTAGGGGCAATGGCCATTCCTACAGGACCGGGCAATACTGAAAAGCAACTTGAGATGATGGAGGATTTACAAACCACCGTATTTGCTTCGACATCTTCCTATGGGTTACTTCTGGCGGAAGAAATTAATAAACATGGTATCAAAAATAAGCTGGCCCTGCGTAAAGGAATTATTGGTAGTGAACGCTGGGGAGATAAAATGCGTAAATATATAGAAGATATTTTAGGAATTGAAACCTATGATATCTATGGATTAACGGAGATTTACGGTCCAGGAATTGCTATTGATTGTAAAAACCATGACGGTTTACACTATTGGTCAGATCATTTGTTGTTTGAAATTATTGACCCTGCAACCGGTGAACAACTTCCCCCCGGCCAACAAGGGGAACTGGTGATTACTACATTAACCAAGGAAGGGATGCCTTTATTACGGTATCGCACCCATGATATTACCAGACTTCGTCTAAAGTATTGCTCCTGCGGATCTCCCTTTCCCATGATTGACCGGGTACTTGGTAGAACTGATGATATGATCAAAATAAAAGGGGTGAACATCTACCCTGGCCAAATTGATCATGTTTTAAAGATTACAGAGGGAGCAGCAAGTGAATATCAGATTATTCTTACCCGTGTAAATGGTAGGGATCGTATTTTAATAAAGGTGGAAAAACAAGAGGGCTGTGAACCGTTAAAGATACAGGAAGAATGCTCTAAAAATATAAAATCCCGCATTGGTATCAAATGTGATGTAGAGGTTGTAGACTATGGCAGCTTGCCAAGATCTGAAAAGAAAAGTAAACGTGTCTTTGATTTAAGGGAATAG
- a CDS encoding indolepyruvate oxidoreductase subunit beta, with the protein MRCDIVIAGVGGQGNVLASRILARAAMEYELPVQTSEAIGMAQREGVVMSHVRMGAGNYGSLIPNGGADVLLGFELAETIRGLDKIKNDGVVIANSYTIYPVSVSLGISQYDPVGLVDYLKKNTQSLYLFDATALASQAGTVKATNIVMLGALEALKLLPYGGDHLKEVMLNMIPQKLHEINLKAFELGQQAVGGA; encoded by the coding sequence ATGAGATGTGATATCGTTATAGCTGGAGTCGGTGGTCAGGGCAATGTGCTGGCTTCCCGAATATTGGCCAGGGCGGCAATGGAATATGAACTACCGGTTCAAACATCCGAGGCTATTGGCATGGCGCAAAGAGAAGGAGTGGTCATGAGTCATGTTCGGATGGGGGCGGGTAACTATGGTTCCCTCATACCAAATGGCGGAGCCGATGTGCTCCTGGGCTTTGAGCTGGCGGAAACCATTCGTGGACTTGATAAAATAAAAAATGATGGAGTGGTTATCGCTAATTCTTATACGATCTACCCGGTCTCTGTTTCTTTGGGAATTTCACAGTATGATCCGGTAGGACTGGTCGATTATTTAAAAAAGAACACCCAATCTTTATACTTATTCGATGCTACTGCTTTAGCCAGTCAGGCTGGTACTGTTAAAGCAACAAATATTGTTATGCTGGGGGCTTTAGAAGCACTAAAATTACTGCCATACGGTGGGGATCACCTTAAAGAAGTTATGTTGAACATGATTCCCCAAAAACTACATGAAATAAATCTCAAGGCCTTTGAGTTAGGTCAGCAAGCTGTAGGGGGTGCCTAA